A stretch of Lathyrus oleraceus cultivar Zhongwan6 chromosome 6, CAAS_Psat_ZW6_1.0, whole genome shotgun sequence DNA encodes these proteins:
- the LOC127096994 gene encoding uncharacterized protein LOC127096994, protein MFSLSEITNSKSVVKLWDSLGFGLGFGLDDCDSSYDGGIVAAYSADEKLSASSSEVTDSSGENSSGNMALRIWDTRVRRRIPAMIGEWVPGIGKAVGIVSGGEQKVYVRDDGRYELTVGDMRNVMSPLENVTESQLDLWWPNSYMLKI, encoded by the coding sequence ATGTTCTCGCTTTCGGAGATTACGAATAGTAAAAGCGTTGTGAAGCTTTGGGATTCCCTAGGGTTTGGGTTAGGGTTTGGATTAGACGATTGTGATTCATCTTACGACGGAGGTATCGTGGCGGCTTACAGCGCTGACGAGAAGCTGAGTGCGTCGTCGTCGGAGGTTACGGATTCTTCCGGAGAAAATTCGTCGGGGAATATGGCATTGAGGATATGGGACACGAGGGTCCGGCGAAGGATACCGGCGATGATCGGAGAATGGGTGCCCGGTATCGGAAAGGCTGTTGGAATTGTTTCCGGTGGCGAGCAGAAGGTTTACGTGAGAGATGACGGGCGTTATGAGTTAACGGTTGGTGATATGAGGAATGTGATGTCGCCGTTAGAAAATGTAACGGAATCACAACTAGATTTGTGGTGGCCTAATTCCTACATGCTTAAAATTTAA